A stretch of Metabacillus sp. FJAT-52054 DNA encodes these proteins:
- a CDS encoding ROK family transcriptional regulator, which produces MASHLVGSFQLMKSLNRSLILNIIRSTGGISRAEIAKKTKLTPPTVTNIASELLNDGLVVEGQQGPSSGGRKPIILRINSRNFFVAGIDVGVSKIRFALTDLEAQIVLQNTIPIDDSMTEEDFVQIIIREILRLVETAAIPKDKLIGIGIGMHGIVNSSKGVALFAPNLNLKNIPLKERLEEELLVPVRVENDARAMALGESWFGNGVGAEDLICINVGYGIGAGILMNNELFRGRHGLAGEIGHTVADLNGTKCTCGNYGCLQTVAGHDGLKRAAMREISFGRKTLITDLINGDENKISGELLHKAALQGDELAIEIFRDAGRYIGTAVTNLIHIMNPSKIIIGGGISKAGPFLLDPIREVVKQRALDEEAKETVIVQSGLGDEAALIGAATLVLAEMFAVQYQNQKEIL; this is translated from the coding sequence ATGGCGAGCCATCTTGTCGGAAGCTTTCAATTAATGAAATCGCTTAACCGGTCTTTGATATTAAATATTATTCGGTCAACGGGAGGGATTTCACGAGCGGAAATCGCCAAAAAAACGAAGCTGACTCCTCCTACCGTTACGAATATCGCCAGTGAACTGCTGAACGATGGACTGGTAGTTGAAGGTCAGCAGGGCCCTTCCAGCGGAGGGAGAAAGCCGATTATCCTAAGAATTAATTCCAGGAACTTTTTCGTTGCAGGAATTGATGTAGGAGTAAGTAAAATCCGCTTTGCCCTAACGGATCTGGAAGCGCAAATTGTGCTTCAGAATACGATTCCGATTGATGATTCGATGACGGAGGAGGACTTTGTTCAGATTATTATCCGTGAGATTCTTCGGCTTGTAGAGACAGCAGCCATCCCGAAGGATAAGCTGATCGGCATCGGAATTGGCATGCATGGAATAGTGAACTCTTCTAAGGGGGTAGCCTTGTTTGCACCTAACCTTAACTTAAAGAACATCCCTCTGAAGGAGAGGCTTGAAGAGGAATTGCTTGTCCCGGTACGGGTGGAAAATGACGCAAGGGCAATGGCTCTGGGTGAATCCTGGTTTGGCAATGGTGTTGGAGCAGAGGATCTGATTTGCATCAATGTCGGCTATGGAATTGGGGCAGGAATCCTGATGAACAATGAATTATTCAGAGGCCGCCATGGACTGGCAGGGGAAATTGGGCACACGGTCGCAGATTTAAACGGCACGAAATGCACTTGCGGCAATTATGGATGCCTTCAGACGGTCGCAGGACATGATGGACTGAAGCGGGCAGCCATGAGGGAAATTTCCTTCGGCAGAAAAACGTTAATTACGGACCTGATCAATGGAGACGAGAACAAAATCAGCGGTGAATTGCTGCACAAAGCTGCACTTCAAGGGGATGAGCTAGCGATTGAAATATTCCGTGATGCAGGGAGATACATCGGTACAGCTGTAACAAATCTGATCCATATTATGAATCCTTCGAAAATTATTATCGGCGGGGGAATTTCAAAAGCTGGTCCCTTTTTGCTTGATCCTATTAGGGAAGTCGTAAAACAGAGGGCATTGGATGAGGAAGCTAAGGAAACAGTGATTGTTCAGTCCGGCCTTGGAGATGAGGCGGCTTTGATTGGAGCAGCAACGCTCGTGCTTGCAGAAATGTTTGCTGTGCAATACCAAAACCAAAAAGAGATCTTATAA
- a CDS encoding carbohydrate ABC transporter permease has protein sequence MEAVKSVPITQEKKNRKLPQKIGMYALLGVFLVISIFPFYWMFIGSTNESGKMFSNPPTLLPGTKLVENYQNLNSAIDISRVLFNSLFVSLLYVVSALIVCSLAAYALAKLDFKGKNLIFTAFLLSMMIPYQATLIPLFQMMSSAGWLNTYFAVIAPQICYPFAIFLLRQNFLAFPTELIEAARLDGASELKIFAKVVMPAMRPSLAAASIFLFMTQWNNFLWPLVVLNDSSMHTFPVALSSLMGLSYIDYGQVMMGVSIATIPIIIFFLVLQKQFISGMLGSAVK, from the coding sequence ATGGAAGCCGTAAAAAGTGTACCTATAACACAGGAAAAAAAGAATAGGAAGCTTCCGCAAAAAATAGGCATGTATGCATTGCTGGGGGTCTTTCTGGTCATCTCTATTTTTCCTTTCTACTGGATGTTCATCGGGTCTACAAATGAATCCGGGAAAATGTTCTCGAATCCGCCGACGCTTCTTCCCGGAACGAAGCTCGTGGAAAACTATCAGAACCTGAATTCTGCTATTGATATATCAAGAGTGCTATTTAACTCATTGTTTGTTTCCCTGCTGTATGTGGTTTCAGCATTGATTGTATGTTCTCTCGCCGCTTATGCACTGGCGAAGCTGGATTTTAAAGGGAAAAATCTGATCTTTACAGCTTTCCTGCTTTCCATGATGATTCCTTATCAGGCAACCTTAATCCCGCTCTTTCAAATGATGTCTTCTGCTGGATGGCTGAATACGTATTTTGCGGTCATTGCTCCGCAAATCTGTTATCCGTTTGCCATTTTCCTGCTGCGGCAGAATTTCCTCGCATTCCCGACAGAGCTGATCGAGGCTGCACGGCTTGATGGGGCGAGTGAACTGAAGATTTTTGCGAAGGTTGTCATGCCGGCAATGAGGCCGTCACTTGCAGCTGCATCGATTTTCTTATTCATGACTCAATGGAACAACTTCCTATGGCCGCTCGTTGTATTGAATGATTCATCCATGCACACGTTCCCTGTAGCTCTTTCCAGTTTAATGGGATTGTCGTACATTGATTATGGACAAGTCATGATGGGGGTTTCCATAGCGACGATTCCAATCATTATCTTCTTCCTCGTTCTGCAGAAGCAATTTATTTCAGGAATGCTTGGAAGTGCCGTTAAATAA
- a CDS encoding sugar ABC transporter permease translates to MSRSRLFPYWFLAPALVLFLIFTVYPVVASSILSFQKFEAGAYTFNGLNNYIRLFNDEIFWTALKNTFIIFIFQVPLMLLLAIVLAGALNSQLLKLKGFFRVSFFLPAVTSLVAYSILFSIMLQEEGIINNALSYLGIAAVPWLSDGFWAKASIILAMTWRWTGYNMVIFLAALQNIPEEIYEAASLDGAGKIRQFFHITIPQLKPVILFAGTLSTIGTLQLFDEPFNLTKGGPADSTMTLGLYIYQNGFEYFQFGYASAIAYVVVVLVAILTFIQFKVAGDR, encoded by the coding sequence ATGAGTCGTTCACGATTGTTTCCTTATTGGTTTTTAGCTCCGGCACTGGTTTTGTTTCTCATTTTTACTGTGTATCCGGTCGTTGCTTCCTCTATCTTAAGCTTTCAGAAGTTTGAGGCAGGAGCTTATACCTTTAACGGATTAAACAACTATATTCGTCTCTTTAATGACGAGATTTTTTGGACAGCGCTAAAGAACACGTTTATCATTTTCATTTTTCAGGTGCCGCTCATGCTGCTGCTCGCAATCGTATTGGCAGGGGCATTGAACAGCCAGCTTTTAAAGCTGAAAGGATTTTTCAGGGTTTCCTTCTTCCTTCCAGCTGTAACGTCTCTTGTAGCCTATTCCATCCTTTTCTCGATCATGCTGCAGGAGGAAGGGATTATCAACAACGCGTTGAGCTACCTTGGGATTGCAGCCGTGCCCTGGCTGTCTGATGGGTTTTGGGCAAAAGCATCGATTATTCTTGCGATGACGTGGAGATGGACAGGCTACAATATGGTCATTTTCCTTGCTGCGCTTCAAAATATCCCAGAGGAAATTTATGAGGCAGCCTCATTGGATGGTGCAGGAAAGATCCGTCAATTCTTTCATATCACCATCCCTCAATTAAAGCCCGTCATCCTGTTTGCCGGTACATTGAGCACGATTGGAACACTGCAATTGTTCGATGAGCCATTTAACCTGACTAAAGGAGGACCGGCAGATTCAACGATGACGCTGGGACTTTACATTTATCAGAACGGTTTTGAATATTTCCAGTTTGGCTATGCTTCCGCCATTGCTTATGTGGTAGTTGTTCTAGTAGCAATCTTGACCTTCATCCAATTCAAAGTGGCAGGTGATCGATAA
- a CDS encoding sugar ABC transporter substrate-binding protein: MEKKWSVFLCLIMGIGLLAGCSGKADNPNKLTAWVWNVNVPVLEAAEKRYQKNHPEFDLEIVEMGTSDVYQKLTTGLLAGGQGLPDIVLVEDDRIQGYIDSFPDAFLNLSKQGFDKKKESMFPQFKRDLVSKDGDMYAFPFDAGPTGVFYRKDIFEKAGVNAEDMKTWDDFIEAGKTIKEKTGKDMIGLDLNGDDGLYRMMLNQQGTFYFDENEKPNLTSKESVKAMEVHKQLKEADLVKNTVGWDAWISSMVQGDVATAPSGAWLAGSITQQGKDSAGNWGVIPLPAFEEGGNRASNLGGSNYTIMKSSENAEMAYDFLEYFSTDEQTQIEAMNGGLFPSLTTIYDEEVFTNGVDFFGGQAVWKTLADQMTDIPSVNYTGDFPYAKDEAVKAQSQATGGKLSIQEAFKAAQKRLKNRML; the protein is encoded by the coding sequence ATGGAAAAAAAATGGAGCGTATTTCTGTGTCTCATAATGGGGATTGGACTTCTGGCAGGATGTTCTGGCAAGGCTGATAACCCAAATAAATTAACAGCCTGGGTCTGGAACGTTAACGTACCGGTTTTGGAAGCTGCTGAGAAGCGATATCAGAAAAATCATCCAGAGTTTGATCTTGAGATTGTTGAAATGGGTACAAGCGATGTTTATCAAAAACTGACCACTGGGCTGCTTGCAGGCGGACAGGGCCTTCCGGATATTGTTCTGGTGGAGGATGACCGCATTCAAGGCTACATTGATTCCTTTCCGGATGCCTTCCTGAACTTGTCAAAACAAGGATTTGATAAAAAGAAAGAATCCATGTTCCCGCAATTTAAAAGAGACTTAGTTTCAAAGGACGGAGATATGTATGCGTTTCCTTTCGATGCGGGTCCCACAGGGGTCTTTTACCGCAAGGATATATTTGAAAAAGCCGGCGTAAATGCGGAAGATATGAAAACATGGGACGATTTTATCGAAGCTGGAAAAACGATTAAAGAAAAAACCGGCAAGGATATGATCGGGCTTGATTTAAACGGGGATGACGGTCTCTACCGAATGATGCTGAATCAGCAAGGGACCTTTTATTTTGATGAAAATGAGAAACCGAATCTGACTTCAAAAGAGTCAGTTAAAGCCATGGAGGTCCATAAGCAGCTGAAAGAAGCGGATCTTGTGAAAAATACAGTTGGCTGGGATGCATGGATCAGCTCCATGGTTCAGGGGGACGTCGCGACAGCTCCATCGGGTGCATGGCTTGCAGGCTCAATTACCCAGCAGGGAAAAGATTCTGCCGGCAACTGGGGAGTCATTCCTTTACCGGCATTTGAGGAGGGTGGAAACCGTGCCTCAAATCTTGGCGGAAGCAACTATACGATCATGAAGTCATCTGAAAATGCGGAAATGGCCTATGATTTCCTGGAGTATTTTTCAACGGATGAACAAACTCAGATTGAAGCAATGAATGGCGGGCTCTTCCCTTCCTTAACCACTATTTATGATGAAGAAGTGTTTACAAACGGAGTGGACTTTTTTGGCGGACAGGCTGTATGGAAAACACTGGCCGATCAGATGACAGATATTCCATCCGTTAATTATACAGGGGATTTCCCATACGCCAAGGATGAAGCGGTAAAGGCGCAGTCCCAGGCAACGGGAGGAAAGCTTTCAATCCAAGAAGCATTTAAAGCAGCTCAAAAGCGTTTGAAGAACAGGATGCTGTAA